gcttgcacttacctacgacctgtaagtgcgagcgaaaaggacagataactcgacgactcagtttaaaatgcgtcaacTATAGTCACATATAATTTGTAACTGAAAACTGGTGTACCAcctattttaaacataaatgtttgtaataaataaataacgatTATGAAGATTTAGGAATTTGGCCGTGCTTTTGGTTTGAAGCATTACATACAGGACACAGATATATCGAGGATTCGGCCCCAGCtttcttgtttaatttgtatCTGATCCGACCGATCACGTGACCGTCTCGGTGATTTGGGTCGGATCtgacccaatttttttttacgcaGATGCGGTCGCCTTTCAGCTCTATTCAGGCGATTATAAGCTTTATCCTGATAGAAAtagagtttaatattctttgcgTATGAATCTGAATGAACCAATTGACTATAGACAACATTCACTCAAACCTaagttcatacaaaaaaaaaatcattaattcAAAGTCGTAGCGCGCGGTTCTGTGGACATGACGGGTGGCGCCAGTCGAGCGCCCGATCGTAATTTTTTGGCATACAATCGgccatttttaaaacataaatcaaaATCAGACAAAATATCATGATTAATATAATCTACACTCTACAGCAACCAACTATCAACCAATTCATCTAAAACACTAACATTATAGTATTGTTGCGTGAATAAATATCAAATGAAACTGTCCATAACTATTTACTTATATATTAGTGGCGTGCACTAATACTTTACTTTGGCACGCCACATATTCTAAGTGCTTCTAGTTCTGCAAGACTATCCTAATCAAATACAAACAAAGAGATGAAATACTATTTTTCTTGTAATCACTATTCACTatctttgattttattaataaaataaactataacaAATTAATATACTAAAGTTTTGCAGAACTATGCACTTACGAGAGAATTTAGAGTGTCTCCCTCCTCTTAAATATGTGCCAAATCCCGGataaatttttgtaaaacttgTATTTTTCGTTATcccttaaaatataaaaataaaaaattaaggtGAATCGAATCGTTAAATCATTATGGTAGCAGCTCTTTTGATTGtattttacgtaggtaggtGTTGAGTAAAACATTGGTGAACTCGAAAGAAACTAATTGAAAACGGCGGCGTTAATCATTCCCTCTCACTTACACactatattatactatagtatgttatgtgtatttattttattttattagtacacCCGTTccgcttttttaatttttataatatcctctatcCTTTTTCTAGTTTTTACTgtcgttagccagactctaataataaattaattttgtgtCAGGCAATAGAATTACAACCCATAACAAACTGTCTAAGCCGTAGAtggaataataggtagatgtaagtactgtataaccgcgtatgagatagcgatagcacgacgtaacgatgaataacacgacaattattaccattgtttagtagtcaatatttgtattaaccgatcaacaatatttgtattaaacgtttttatgtgaaaacaagtaaataactcatgagaaatacaattacgccacgaattctcaaagtttgttttgcaacttcttgtatgtattcttgaaaaaaaccagttacacgataagggacaaaaaataggttagctgcgtctctgtttatctcattagtaactttatctgtgctctctttttagtgcgaatgagaaagcaaacgttcctgcatctacctttattactctatctacggtctAAGCACACtggaccatagagcagaaacaaagaggagttggcctaagcaactgtgcactgtgattttcatttaggtcctgacgtcatcactgtgggcggggccttagtatgctgtctgcgttcgtcaggttcacatatattgagactcgtattatcggtgtgttttcgcgtttttaagaacaaaaggatgaagtgttgtgttttatcgtgtcaaagttattcagacagacgttctgatgctatgaatggtatcacatttcatttgtaagtaattttatacgtaattattaaaatagttctagattattgacatctagtgtgagatagctgatctatgtagtgacatcaatatatcgatgttaggtcgctaagcgagtagttttgctactaacccgcagatggaaaattgagaagtgggcggcgttccacaacccctcaccccgcaaaatgtcactcgatatttcatagggaaatcttaatacaacatctcctctttgtttctgctctatgcaCTGGACCGATGGTACGTGCTCTCCGGGTCATGGAGGAATGGTAAACGCCTAATTCATATCTATTGGTCACCTATCCATTTTACCGACTCGGATCGAAGTTGCTTAAGCGACGATTCaccgtaattttttaaatttaaatatattaattaaaacataataaaaaatagcattCAGTAAGAGCATAGTCTGCAAAACTGTATACACAGGGCGTAACCTCTCGCATAAGGAACTTGAGGACGTTCGAGAGCACATTGTACTGGGCAACGTCCATCCCATATTGGAATATACTATTGGCGCAGTAACCAGACATCGGTGCCACGCATGTGTGGTATACTAGCAGTGCTAACATCCAACTCTGCTTTTGTCCGGTCGGTTTTAACTTCCTTTCCGACATTGGGAGCAATGGACGTTGATTTCGCTTTGGAGTAAGGATTTTCTCAACCAATTCCTTTGGATTTTCTTCTAGTGTTAACTCTTTTAGCATTGCTTCGTTTGGTTCCTGCGACGAGTTAATTCTgaacattttcatataatttactacttttgaattttttgcttaaaattaatttttttttttaaacataaaatgtCTTACCGTTTATCGAAGAAGGATATCGGAGAGGTCTCGGTGGTCGTGCTGGACGGCTGGAATTATatgaataagatttttttttaatttgacgtTATAGTGATATGACGTTATATGACTAGCGGATACCGGATACGCTAAAAAAGAATGTGCCTAATGCATATTTCTAGTGGTCTAAAAACCattttcgcattattgcctttctaatgaaaccgatttggggcacatcggttggatggtttcaaagtttataacgttttgtgttttatatattacacGATGATTTGATTGAGGCAAATGGCACAAAGAcacagttttttaataaaaatggcgagcaaacgagcagtccggtcacctgatgttaagtgattaccgccgcccatgaacatttataaattagtaggacatttgtaacattaatGTTATATATGTCAGAAATTACTCCCATATCATTGACGGAGCCGTGGACTATAGTCTATATCGGTGAAacaattggggccgattctcttgtacacaatctctaaactaaactaaactaacaggtctaaatgtagtgtTATCCTTTGCCGCAAGCGACATTATGAAAggtatagcaatagatttaagacgtgtcattttagtttagtttagagattgtgtacaacggaattagccacactgttcgCCAAACGTGCACGTTGCCGTGCCGTATATTAACAAGAGAAGACACTCACATTGTTCTCCTTGTCCTCAGTGTCGGACGACGCGCGCCGGTTCTTGCACAGTAGCGGCTGGCAGCGACAAGTCGCGTCGCAGCCCTTGTTGGACTTGACGCAGCCGCACATCTTGGTGGAGCACTGTCCACGACACGTGCAGTGCGGCGAGCCGTCGCTGCCGCGCTTCACGGCACGAGTCGATGTGTCGATAGTAGTGTCGGCTTGTGTAAAGTTCATCGTTAGACGGGAACGTTGTGCCTGAAGATATAATACACCATAGGGTGTCTGCTGTATAGCATGATTAAGCacttaataacttaaaaaatgcaTATGAGTGTAAGTTTTTATAAGACGTAAGTTTTATGCGAATACATGGCGTAAAAAGTTCCGGACATAATTCTACGTaacataaatacaaaatatattttcaaaaaatttaaaaatatgacgGCCATCTCGGATTTCAAAATTGATATAATTTTCTAATCAGTACCCCGAAAAACTAGGAAATGACACtcatattgatttaaaaaaaagtcacaaATAAAGTTAAGACTAatctatgtttttttaaataaaaatggcgagcaaacgagcaggcgggtctcctgatgttaagtgattaccgccgcccataaacatttgcagtaccagaggaaccaccaatgcgttgtcggcctttcaggaattagttggtccgctccttgaataaccccaggTTGAAATGTATTGAGGACACCGCCGAAGGCGTTTGTCTAATCAAACAAATTCAAACGCTTGGAAAATTGTACATCTTATATGatattacattccgagctaggcagcaatgttccgctacattgctgcctagttcggaatgtaatgtcatataagcttatagagattgtatggggaacAGTAGTGctgcgacaggactgtgacagcactgttgcggcagcgctgctgcgtgcagcgtggttcagaatcatacctttaatGTCTTTCTTGGGGCGTTTCTTGGCGTTCTTGTTCGCGAGCTCCTCTAACTCGTCTATTAtccttttctataaaaaaaactgtaatacCTGTATACGTTTGAACAAAGGCGTCATTCTCCAGTCCGGGTCGTTATCCTTGTCCTCGTCCTCTTCCTCCTCGTCAGAGGGCGGGAACTCTATTTCCTTCACGACGTCACCGTTAATGTCTTTCTTGGGGCGTTTCTTGGCGTTCTTGTTCACGAGCTCCTCTAACTCGTCTATTATCCTTTTCTATAAAAAACTGTAATACCTGTATACGTTTGAACAAAGGCGTCATTCTCCAGTCCGGGTCGTTATCCTTGTCCTCGTCCTCTTCCTCCTCGTCAGAGGGCGGGAACTCTATTTCCTTCACGATGTCACCGTTAATGTCTTTCTTAGGGCGTTTCTTGACGTTCTTGTTCGCGTTCCTGAGCTCCTCCAACTCGTCTATTAACcttttctgtaaaaaataacAATGATTGACGTTGCGATTGGTGAAAAAGGTATCTGATGTAATGAACTGCTGAAATATAGCcagaccagaaaaataaaaaacttcgccatattgcggacaacccgtggaactaatttctacaagactagcttatgcccgcgacttcatccgcgtggactacacacatttcaaaccgctattttacccctgtagtgattgaattttcaaaaatccttttttagcggatgtctacgtcataatagctatttggaTGCCAAATTtttagcccaatctgtccagtagtttgagctgtgctttgatagatcagtcagtcaggtttttacttttatatctaTACAAGAGTGACCATAGAccatatactagtggcgcccccagagcaagttttttatatttctggtcaggctttaaatAAGTGTCACCTGTATgcatattcaaaaaaaattacatagttGTAAATTGATATCATTTTCGCCTCTTAAATGTGCTGATTACGAAAACCTCGGAAATCACACCTTACACCAATTACACATCACCACATTACTGTGTTATCAATACACAATGTTGatatttcagtcagtcagtttattctttttataattaaaGTACCGGATACCCGGCgagtgctactacgctaaaaaacgactctaaaaccatcttcgcactATTTACTTTCTAAcgaaaccggtttggggcacatcggttggatggtttagATAGACTTTGAAACTATCCAACGGatacaggtagaaacatttttgtgttttatatattaagattatggGTGACTCACATTCTCTTAAACCATCTTCGcaatattgcctttctaatgaaaacGGTTTGGGGTAcaacggacacaggtagaaacatttttgtgtttcgTATATTAAGATTATGGATGACTCACATTCTCATGCTCGACCTGCTCGAGCCGGTCCTGCTGCACCTGGATCATGTTCTGCAGATGCTTGCACGCCTCGCTGCGGTCGCTGCGCCCCACCATGCCCCTCTGTAGGGCTACCAAAGCACttatctgaaaataaaacaagataaagttgaataataaaatcgactacgatcgtcttaataaacgctgaaacattatagtaaaattgtttttctgtcacttggtatattttaaatttgtagtatatttatatttatgaacttaaaattttttcctctttcatttgacacccCACACGatacaatagaaaaaaaaaatttttgagaccccacttttttgggtaaaactatctatacctacataccttcTGCTCATTTTCCGATTTCATTGAAACCAGCCGCTGTTCGTATTCAGTCTTACAGCTGTCATATTCCATCATCAGCCTGTCATACGACTCCTTGACTTGTTCGTACCGCGCTTGAAAGCCTTTCTCGCTCTGATTGCTCAGATCCCGTTTCGCTTCCACCAATAGATCGAATAAGCATTTGAGAGCTACTTTGGCTTCCAGCATCGACTGTATGTTGTCCCATTGCGTGCGGGATTTGTTTTCTGCAATTTAAAAGATTTTTCGTTCAATTTAAACCtattgaaaaatacttttttttaaatcattaacTACTACTAACACCACAATCTAACCCATGAGTGAAGGTAATATGTAATCCatgctaaatattataaatgcgaaagtgtgtctgtctgtctgtctgctagcttttcacggcccaaccgttcaaccgatttgatgaaatttggtacagagttggaATGCCGGGGAAggatgtaggctactttttatcccagaaaactaaagagttgccacgggatttccAAAAACCTAACCTTGGCCTCGTCTTCCGATTTGTTGTGAAGAGTCTCTATCTGCTTCGTTATCCATGCCCCAAAAACTGAGTATTCAGTCAAGTTACCTTGATCAGCAGTGAGTATCTTCTGTTGCAGGTCTGACATCTGCGCCTTGCGTAGCGCGAGGTCTACCTGCAGCTCAACGATCTTCTCTCTGGTGGCCTCGTCTTCCGATTTGTTGTGAAGAGTCTCTATCTGCTTCGTTAGCCATGCCCCAAAAACTGAGTATTCAGCCAAGTTACCTTGATCAGCAGTGAGAATCTTCTGTTGCAGGTCTGATATCTGCGCCTTGCGTAGCGCGAGATCTACCTCCAGCTCAGCAATCTTCTCTCTGGTGGCCTCGTCTTCCGATTTGTTGTGAAGAGTCTCTATCTGCTTCGTTAGCCATGCCCCAAAAACTGAGTATTCAGCCAAGTTACCTTGATCAGCAGTGAGAATCTTCTGTTGCAGGTCTGATATCTGCGCCTTGCGTAGCGCGAGATCTACCTCCAGCTCAGCAATCTTCTCTCTGGTGGCCTCGTCTTCCGATTTGTTGTGAAGAGTCTCGATCTGCTTTGTTATCCATGCCCTGATCAAAttgaaattgtattttttaccgatttcaaaaatctcaattcgactgtatgtttgtTAAGCGAAACTCCgccaccggctccaaaaaaatattatagaactACCATAACGGCGGTTActcactcatccgatctgagtccttgaaaatacgttccgaagttgtcatagaactatttgtatggtagcttatggttatacgtagatattttttatatccgtattgtAACGGAtccggatcggatgagtgcgtgatctcTCTAACCCTTGTATATACAGGATGGTCCCAATATTGTCGTGAAAAGAAAAAACTTTCCTACCTATCAGAAAATACCCATGTATGTTCAgcgattttttgtaatttacgagttataattattttttagttttaagtgaGCATTTATTTTGTGGACATCCTTGTTATGAATAGTGCtactatgtataaaataattactATCTCAACCAGATCCACTAGATAACTTTCGGTATCAGCCCTATAGGGACacttattactaaaaaaaaaaccggccaagtgcgagtcaggctcgcgcaacgagggattcagtcgtattttttcgacattttgcatgataattcaaaaactatgatgaataaaaataagtaaaaatctgttttagaatgcacaggtgaagacctttcatatgataccccacttgatatagttatcttactttcaaaattgaaaatactaattattagttcatgacaacaatttaattttttttgtgtggtgtaaccacaaattcgcggttttcagatttcccccgaatgtctgctataagacctacctacctgccaaatttcatgattctaggtcaacgggaagtaccctgtaggtttcttgacaaaccgacagacagacaacaaagtgatcctataagggttccgtttttccttttgaggtatggataatggaaccctaaaaacagataaacatcatcatcatcatcatcagcctgtggacgtccattgttggacataggccttccctaaagagcgccaccacacccgatcctcagccttcctccagccacttcccgccagcctctttccATCCAGTCCGtctgctggagggcgtcccacactacgcttgcttaaacgcggtctccactcaaggactttccggatccaacggccatcgcctctacgacaggcatgaccctgcccactgccacttcaacttgctaatagtttgggctatgtcagtgaccttggttctcctgcggatctcctcatttcggatcttatcactcagggaaactcctaacataaaCATCAGTTTAAATATTTTACCTGTACTCCATAAGCTCATATAAGGATTTCTCCGCTTCAACAATGCTGAGATGTACTTCAAGCTCTTGTTCGATGTACTGTTGTATCGCGCCGGCCTTCACATTGCCCTTGGCGTTGCGTTTCATCGCTGTCTGCTTTTGTCTGTCTAGAGCTTcctgaaaagaaaataaatccGCTTTgaaaaaaagcggccaagtgcgagtcaggctcgcgcaatgaggattccgtactgcATTCGTtcgtcttattttttcgacattctgcacgataattcaaaaactatatgcataaaaataaataaaaatctgtttgagaatgcacaggtgaagcccttttatatgataccccacttgatatagttatcttacttcgaaaattggaaatactaattattagttcatgaccacaatttaatttttttgtgtgatgtaaccacaaattcgcggttttttgattttcccccgaatgtctgctataagacctacctacctgcagacagacagacagacaacaaagtgatggcTATAGGGTCCTCGTTGCGCAGGCGCAGCATCGCGCGCTCGATGTCCGCCTTCCATTTACGGACCTCGTCACACTTACCCCGCTGGCTCGGTGATCGTAAGATCGACCCGGAGATCTATCTCCAGTTTCTTCAAGACAGTTTCTAGACATGCAAAATGAGTATATCTCACCTTCAGCCGCTTGTTGACGGCCACAGCTTCTTCCATCTTACGCTTAAGCACATTCTGCTGCTTGGCGTGCAGGGACTCCATCTTGGCCATGGCAGTGGCGCGCTTGCGGTCCTCGTTGCGCAGGCGCAGCATCGCGCGCTCGTTGTCCGCCTTCCATTTACGGAACTTCTCACTTTCTTCTCGCATTTGACGGATTATTTTGACCTAGAAGAAACTCATAAGCTTATGGGTCTCATAAGGAAGTGAAtaactcagtgggcgatggagagagctatgctcaaAGTTtttttacgtgatcaaatcagaaatgaggagatccgtagagtATAGTAATCAACACAACACAAAGATCATGTAGTTCGAAAGACCGACAGACATTGGCATCTCAGGATGATAGGCGACCTCACCCCAGAAAGCACAATAGTAGGCTCACTAGCACCACCAACCGATATAAATAATTGACCAATTGTAACGGAACGTTAGGTGTAGGAGACGTTAATTCAGTACATATTTATCTACCTTTAATAAGTAGACGTACTTATTATAGGTAGATAAATATGCGGCGGacaaagctgtgataacctagtggttaggacgtccgcctcctaatcggaggtcggaggtcccatcccgggcacgcacctctaacttttcggagttgtgtgcgttttaagtaattatcacttgctttaacggtgaaggaaaacatcgtgaggaaacctgcatgcctgagagttatccataatgttctcgaaggtatgtgaagtgtgccaatctgcacatggccagcgtggtagactaaggccaaaacccttcaagagtgcactctgagaggaaacccgttctctgtagtgagccggcgatggtttgatcatgatgaatatgcGGTGCAATGCGGgtaatatgagtaggtaaacACCAAGTTCTCCTGCGGGTATTCCGCCGCACGCAGCGACTGCATCTAAGCGAACAGACTTTACTTAGCCATACCTTGGTAGCCTTCATGGCCAGCAGTTCAGCATTCAAGGCAGCGATCTTGTTCTCATTCTTCTCCTTCATCTTGATGATGTTGGCTTGTTGTTGGCACTTCTTCTTCAGCTCCGATATCTGACTCTCTAGTTCTGACACTTTGTTGCGGCGCTCGTCGTGCGATGGGTCCTTGGTCTAAAGAAggacaaatattttataaactatAGTCTACGCGTTAacaaccaaccaatcacaaacatgttttctaAAATCATTCGAAAATTCAGTTCGAAAATGttatcaaaaacattcgaaattcaattcgaaaacattgtttcgtttgtgattggttggtgactcaaaatggttaacgtcactgagatttttgtctctgtcatcaTGCATAGATAGAGTATAGCAactgaggagctggcgaacaaaacggtgtaattgtaggaaataaaaatttacaggagtataaaattaaatgaaagcTGAAACTTTATTGTAATtggtagtcagtcagtcactttcattttccttttaattgtatttagactagcctatgctcgtgacttcgtccgcgtggactacacaaatttaaaacccctatttcaccccctcagggattgaattttaaaagatCCATACTTaccagatgcctacgtcataatagctatctgcatgccaaatttcagcccaatccgtccagtagtttagagctgtgtgttgatatatcagtcagtcagtcagtcacttttcccttaattatatttagataagtaccaACCTTGGTCTGCTTCAATTGCTGTAAGAGTTTCTCCTTCTCTTTCTGCAACTGTGAGATCCTCTCTTCATTCTCTCGCAGATTATTGTTGCTGTCCATCATCTCAATGTTATGAGCTCTCATAGCTTGCACTACGGATGCCTTGATGGCTATAGCACGGTTCAGTTCTTGCAATTCTTGGTTAAGCGCCACCTTAAATCAGAAGCTATCTTTTATACAAGGAACTAAAACTACAAGTGCATTTGAGAAACCACGTCAAATTCATGACTAGTGCACATTGCACATAACACGAACATCAAAGTTTAGATTAGTGCACATTGCATTAACAGATTATGACAAAGTTGTGACTAGTGCACATTGCACATAACAAATCACGACAAAGTTGTGACTAGTGCACATTGCACATAACAGATCACGACAAAGTTGTGACTAGTGCACATTGCACATGTCAGATCACGACAAAGTTACGACTAGTGCACATTGCATATATCATTAATTTTAGCTGACCCAGCTTACAATTTCTAAAC
This genomic stretch from Maniola hyperantus chromosome 18, iAphHyp1.2, whole genome shotgun sequence harbors:
- the Klp3A gene encoding chromosome-associated kinesin KIF4 codes for the protein MAETDNKATIDTVQVALRIRPLMQNEIDRGCDECIEVVPGNPQVQIKDLCFTYNYVFAQHITQQEFYDTAVKGLIGRLFQGYNVTILAYGQTGSGKTYTMGTNYSGSDGDSTKLGVIPQAVADIFEYIETHDDKFIFKVSVSFMELYQEQCYDLLSGKERGHSIIEIREDINKGVILPGITELPVTSTMETMMALEQGSIGRVTGSTAMNQASSRSHAVFTIVIAKESRTDKNLATTSKFHLVDLAGSERIKKTKAVGERLKEGVKINQGLLALGNVISALGDGTNRSFISYRDSKLTRLLQDSLGGNSLTLMVACVSPADYNLDETVSTLRYADRARRIRNKPIINQDARTAEILRLNKLVNDLRLQLVGKIPTISDADAASNEQLQEQLEAERTKYAELLKKHKQVTQHLGNMLIENTNLCEKALLAEMAKDKIERKLNELTEQCNQTIENLSTTDILQDDNTQKTHVMDYLRDIKTRLEDLQSVNIKTEEELIDHEIKLSLVKSEDGEKCEEVDELNEDQAVMEEEKRAMGQVALNQELQELNRAIAIKASVVQAMRAHNIEMMDSNNNLRENEERISQLQKEKEKLLQQLKQTKTKDPSHDERRNKVSELESQISELKKKCQQQANIIKMKEKNENKIAALNAELLAMKATKVKIIRQMREESEKFRKWKADNERAMLRLRNEDRKRATAMAKMESLHAKQQNVLKRKMEEAVAVNKRLKEALDRQKQTAMKRNAKGNVKAGAIQQYIEQELEVHLSIVEAEKSLYELMEYRAWITKQIETLHNKSEDEATREKIAELEVDLALRKAQISDLQQKILTADQENKSRTQWDNIQSMLEAKVALKCLFDLLVEAKRDLSNQSEKGFQARYEQVKESYDRLMMEYDSCKTEYEQRLVSMKSENEQKISALVALQRGMVGRSDRSEACKHLQNMIQVQQDRLEQVEHENKRLIDELEELRNANKNVKKRPKKDINGDIVKEIEFPPSDEEEEDEDKDNDPDWRMTPLFKRIQAQRSRLTMNFTQADTTIDTSTRAVKRGSDGSPHCTCRGQCSTKMCGCVKSNKGCDATCRCQPLLCKNRRASSDTEDKENNPSSTTTETSPISFFDKRDEFNSTYVKKKKAYFFPPDDEGQVIQSNL